The genome window AGCGAGCCCTGCGGCGCGCGGGCCGCCGCCGCCTCGGCGAAGGAGTACGCCAGCTCCCGCGAGCCGTGCCACTTCCCGCACCAGTAGTGCAGGGCCGCGAGATGGGCGCCCATGTGCTCCGGCGCCCGGTCCAGGATCCTCAGCCAGAGCTGCTCGAACTCCTCACGGGAGTACGCGAGCCCCCGCGCCACCGACAGCTCGACGATGTACGGGATCGGGTCGCCCGGGGCCAGCAGTGCCGCGTCGCCGCAGGCCGACCTGGCCTCCTCCATGATGATCCGGAAGTCGTCCGTGCCCGGCGACGACGTCCGCCACGCCTGCTGCACCAGGAACTCCGCGTGCACCGCCGCGCCGCCCGCGTCCTTGGGCGCCTCCGCGCGCCACACCCGCAGCCACTGCCCGCCCGGCGTCTCGCCCACTCCGCCGGGCCGCTGCGCCAGCTCCAGCGCCGCCGCGCCCGCGAACGCCTGCACCCGCTGCCACCGGACCTCACCGGCCGCCTCCGTACCCGCCAGCAGCTGCTTCGCCGCGCGGTGGTCGTGCGACCGCTGCACCACGTCGAGCACATCCAGCAGATCCTGGTCCGGCCCCGGCATCCGCACGTCCAGCAGCTCCTGCCGCACGAACCCGTAGCTCGCCGGGTCCGCCGCGTCCGGATGCCCCGCCTCGACCTGCTGAATACCGGCCCGCCGACGCGCCAGGATCGGCCACGCCACAAAGCCGATCATGAGCATCGCCATCAGGACCCAGAGAATCTCCATACGACAAGGGTTCCAGAAGCCACTGACAATTGCCCAACCCGGTCGGGGCCCGAACCTCGGTCCCCTCCCCGGAAGGCGCCCTGCCCCCCTCCGACCGCTTAGGCTCGGCAGCTATGAGCGACACCCACCACAGCCAACACTTCGAGACCCTCGCGATCCACGCGGGCAACACCGCGGATCCCCTCACCGGCGCGGTCGTCCCGCCGATCTACCAGGTCTCGACCTACAAGCAGGACGGCGTAGGAGGCCTGCGCGGCGGCTACGAGTACAGCCGGAGCGCCAACCCCACCCGCACCGCGCTGGAGGAGAACCTCGCCGCCCTCGAAGGCGGCCGACGCGGCCTCGCGTTCGCGTCCGGGCTCGCCGCCGAGGACTGCCTGCTGCGCACGCTGCTCAGCCCCGGCGACCACGTGGTCATCCCCAACGACGCGTACGGCGGCACGTTCCGCCTCTTCGCGAAGGTCGTCTCCCGGTGGGGCGTCGACTGGTCGGTGGCCGACACCTCCGACCCCACGGCCGTCCGGGCCGCCCTCACGCCGAAGACGAAGGTCGTCTGGGTGGAGACCCCCTCCAACCCGCTGCTCGGCATCACCGACATCCCGGCCGTCGCCCAGATCGCCCGTGAGGCCGGCGCGAAGCTGGTCGTCGACAACACCTTCGCCACCCCCTACCTCCAGCAGCCGCTGGCGCTCGGCGCGGACGTCGTCGTGCACTCGCTCACCAAGTACATGGGCGGGCACTCCGACGTCGTCGGCGGCGCCCTGGTCGTCGGCGACCAGGAGCTGGGCGAGGAACTCGCGTACCACCAGAACGCGATGGGCGCGGTCGCCGGACCCTTCGACTCCTGGCTGGTGCTGCGCGGCACCAAGACGCTCGCCGTCCGCATGGACCGGCACAGCGAGAACGCCACGAAGGTCGCCGACATGCTCACCCGGCACGCGCGCGTGTCGAGCGTGCTCTACCCGGGACTGCCCGAGCACCCCGGGCACGAGGTCGCCGCCAAGCAGATGAAGGCGTTCGGCGGCATGGTGTCGTTCCGGGTCACCGGCGGCGAGGCGGCGGCCGTCGAGGTCTGCAACCGCGCCGAGGTGTTCACCCTCGGCGAGTCCCTGGGCGGCGTCGAGTCCCTGATCGAGCACCCGGGCCGTATGACGCACGCCTCGGTGGCCGGTTCGGCCCTGGAGGTCCCCGCCGACCTCGTCCGCCTCTCCGTGGGCATCGAGAACGTCGACGACCTCCTGGAGGACCTCCAGCGGGCCCTGGGCTAGACACGGGCTAGACACCCCGACGGGCCCCTGGCCGGGCGCTCACCAGCCCGTCATCGGTGGGGTCGTCGTCGACGGCGGCTCCACCCAGGGGCGGGCGGTCAGCGCCCACACGACGAACGCGACGACGGCGGCCGTCAGCACCAGCCACATCAGACGCCGGGCCGCCGTCCGGCGCCGCAGCATCCGCCCGCCGCGCCGCACCGCCGCCGCGCACAGATCGGACGGCACCCGCACCGGCCCGTCCTCCAGGATCCGCCGTACGGCGGCCTCACGGTCCCGCAGACTCATGACGGCGCCACCTCCACCACCTTCGTCCCCGGGGCGGCCTCGCGCGGCGGATGCAGCACGGTCGCCATCGCGCGCAGACAGATCGTCCGTACGCGCTCCACGGGCAGCCCCAGCAGCGCCGCCGTCTGCTCCTCCGCGACCCCCTCGTGGAGCCGCAGGACGAGGATCAGCCGCTCCTGGGGGCTGAGGACGCTCAGCACGCCCCCGCGCGCGTGGCCGAAGAGAGCGTGATGGTGCCAGGCCTCACGCGCGAAGCGGACGGCCAGCTGCTGCCGGGCACGGTCGTACGGATCCTCGCCGCGCAGCCGGTCCCAGCCGGCGTACGTGTGGGCGAGGGCGTGGGTCAGCAGCCGTCGCGCGCGCGGGTTGGCGCCCGGCGGCTCCGCCGTCAGCAGGGTGGCGGTCCGCGACAGCCGTCCCGCCGCACCCGCGACGAACGCCTCGAACTCCCGGTCCCGGCGGGCACCCCGGGCCACATGCCGCTCTCGCATCACGCCCTCCCGTCCGAGGCCGACTCCGAGGGGAACGAGGCCCAGGAGGGCCCGGTCTCATATGAGGCCAGGAGCGGGGGCGCGGTCAAGGGTCAGGAGGGGGAAGGTGCCTCCGGCGCCGCCGCCATCCGGGTCGAGAGCGCGGTGTTGAAGCGGGTGAGGAGGGAGCAGAAGGCCTCGCGCTCCTCGGGGTCCCAGTCCTGGGTGAGTTCGGCCATCAACTGACGCCTGGAGGAACGTACCTCCTCAAGGCGGGACAGCCCGCGCGGCGACAGCTGCAGCACCACGGCACGGCCGTCCTCCGGGTGGGACGTGCGCTTGACGAGTCCGGTGTCCACGAGCGGCGCCACCTGACGGGTCACCGTCGAGGAGTCGATCCCCATGCTCGCCGCGAGCGCCTTGACGCCCATCGGGCCTTCGTTGTCGAGGCGGTTGAGCAGCAGGTACGCGGCACGGTCCATGGAGTTGCGCACCTGCCCGACACCGCCGAGCCGGGTCTGTTCGGCACGGCGCGCGAACACCGCGACCTCGTGCTGCAGCGTGTCGAGAAGACCGTTGTCACCGACGGTCGTCATGTCCATCGACATTTCAGGTGTTGTGGGCATGGCCAAAGGCTCAATTCATGCGTGGGGCGCTGGGTTGGGGGACAGAGTACGCGGACCGGGCGTGGGGTGTACGGGCGCCGCTGAAACCCGGTCCCGCCCCTTGGTCACACCCGCGTTCGGCCCCTGTGAACTGCGAGACTGGTGGTCATGAGCTACAGCACGGCTGACTCCTTTCGCGTGACGATCGACGACGTGCGCGGCGCGCAGAAGATGCTTACGGGCGTTTCACGTGTCACCGCCATGGAGGGCAGCAGGCATCTGTCGCAACTCGTCGGCGCCCCCGTCCACCTCAAGTGCGAGAACCTGCAACGGACGGGCTCGTTCAAGCTGCGCGGCGCGTACGTCCGGATCGCCGGCCTGCTGCCCGAGGAACGCGCCGCCGGAGTCGTCGCCGCGAGCGCAGGCAACCACGCCCAGGGCGTCGCCCTCGCCTCCTCGCTGCTCGGGGTGCGCTCCACGGTCTTCATGCCGAAGGGCGCCCCGCTGCCGAAGATCAGCGCGACCGAGGAGTACGGGGCCGAGGTGCGGCTGCACGGCACGGTGGTCGACGAGACGCTGGCCGCCGCCC of Streptomyces phaeolivaceus contains these proteins:
- a CDS encoding cystathionine gamma-synthase → MSDTHHSQHFETLAIHAGNTADPLTGAVVPPIYQVSTYKQDGVGGLRGGYEYSRSANPTRTALEENLAALEGGRRGLAFASGLAAEDCLLRTLLSPGDHVVIPNDAYGGTFRLFAKVVSRWGVDWSVADTSDPTAVRAALTPKTKVVWVETPSNPLLGITDIPAVAQIAREAGAKLVVDNTFATPYLQQPLALGADVVVHSLTKYMGGHSDVVGGALVVGDQELGEELAYHQNAMGAVAGPFDSWLVLRGTKTLAVRMDRHSENATKVADMLTRHARVSSVLYPGLPEHPGHEVAAKQMKAFGGMVSFRVTGGEAAAVEVCNRAEVFTLGESLGGVESLIEHPGRMTHASVAGSALEVPADLVRLSVGIENVDDLLEDLQRALG
- a CDS encoding sigma factor-like helix-turn-helix DNA-binding protein; the encoded protein is MRERHVARGARRDREFEAFVAGAAGRLSRTATLLTAEPPGANPRARRLLTHALAHTYAGWDRLRGEDPYDRARQQLAVRFAREAWHHHALFGHARGGVLSVLSPQERLILVLRLHEGVAEEQTAALLGLPVERVRTICLRAMATVLHPPREAAPGTKVVEVAPS
- a CDS encoding MarR family winged helix-turn-helix transcriptional regulator translates to MSMDMTTVGDNGLLDTLQHEVAVFARRAEQTRLGGVGQVRNSMDRAAYLLLNRLDNEGPMGVKALAASMGIDSSTVTRQVAPLVDTGLVKRTSHPEDGRAVVLQLSPRGLSRLEEVRSSRRQLMAELTQDWDPEEREAFCSLLTRFNTALSTRMAAAPEAPSPS